The Streptomyces spororaveus genome includes a region encoding these proteins:
- the ltrA gene encoding group II intron reverse transcriptase/maturase, translating to MNSDELEAVTYVAERRVLEIQTKLHRWARDDPHRRFDDLFNLCADPAFLLVAWDRVRGNKGAKTAGVDGRTTASIAERTGVEEFLGELRESIKDRRFRPLPVRERMIPKTGGKLRRLGIATIADRVVQASLKLVLEPIFEADFLPCSYGFRPNRRAHDAVAEVRFFTSKSYEWIVEGDIKACFDEISHSALMDRVRKRVGDKRVLILVKAFLKSGILGEDRVLRETTAGTPQGSILSPLMSNVALSVLDEHIAQSPGGPRSTPWARTKRLRQGLPNYRLTRYADDWCLMIKGTKDDAESLCEEIAEVLSTMGLRLSAEKTLITHIDEGLDFLGWRIQRHRQRGSSRSYVYTYPSRKALTAAMGKVKAVRRRTATGLPLDELLIQINRMLFGWCMYFRPGVSSATFQYLSSYTWGQVMKWLRRKHLRINRKDLRRLYCGGGWWPAGEERTLFDPGKVRTTRYRYRGTVIPSPWLTTG from the coding sequence GTGAATTCCGACGAACTTGAGGCCGTCACGTATGTGGCGGAGCGACGGGTACTGGAGATCCAGACCAAGCTACACCGTTGGGCCCGTGATGATCCTCATCGCAGGTTCGATGACCTGTTCAACCTCTGTGCCGATCCCGCGTTCCTGCTGGTCGCGTGGGATCGGGTGCGGGGTAACAAGGGTGCGAAGACCGCCGGGGTGGATGGCCGCACCACGGCGTCCATCGCGGAGCGGACGGGCGTCGAGGAGTTCCTCGGCGAACTGCGGGAGAGCATCAAGGACCGTAGATTCCGTCCGCTGCCGGTGCGGGAGCGGATGATCCCCAAGACGGGCGGAAAGCTGCGCCGGCTGGGGATCGCCACGATCGCGGACCGGGTGGTGCAGGCATCCTTGAAGCTGGTGCTGGAGCCGATTTTCGAGGCGGATTTCCTTCCGTGTTCCTACGGGTTCCGTCCGAACCGCCGGGCTCATGACGCGGTGGCCGAGGTGAGGTTCTTCACGTCCAAGTCGTATGAGTGGATCGTAGAGGGCGACATCAAGGCCTGCTTCGACGAGATTTCACACTCCGCTCTGATGGACCGGGTGCGGAAGCGCGTCGGAGACAAACGTGTCCTGATCTTGGTGAAGGCGTTCTTGAAGTCGGGCATCCTCGGTGAGGACCGGGTACTTCGAGAGACCACCGCCGGTACCCCACAGGGTTCGATTCTCTCGCCGTTGATGAGCAACGTGGCGCTCTCGGTCCTGGACGAGCACATCGCCCAGTCTCCGGGAGGCCCGAGGTCCACGCCTTGGGCGCGGACCAAGCGGCTTCGTCAAGGTCTCCCCAACTACCGGCTTACCCGGTACGCGGACGACTGGTGCCTAATGATCAAGGGCACCAAGGACGACGCCGAGTCTCTGTGCGAGGAGATCGCGGAGGTGTTGTCCACGATGGGCTTGCGCCTGTCTGCGGAGAAGACCCTGATCACCCACATCGACGAGGGACTGGACTTCCTCGGGTGGCGCATCCAGCGCCACCGCCAGCGCGGATCCAGTCGCAGCTACGTCTACACCTACCCCTCGCGCAAGGCCCTGACGGCCGCGATGGGCAAGGTCAAGGCGGTACGCCGCAGAACGGCCACCGGCCTGCCACTGGACGAACTGCTCATCCAGATCAACCGGATGCTGTTCGGCTGGTGCATGTACTTCCGCCCCGGGGTGTCCAGCGCGACCTTCCAGTACCTGAGCTCGTACACGTGGGGCCAGGTCATGAAGTGGCTGCGTCGCAAACACCTCCGGATCAACAGGAAGGATCTTCGCCGCCTTTACTGCGGCGGGGGATGGTGGCCAGCAGGGGAGGAACGGACACTGTTCGATCCCGGCAAGGTACGCACGACGCGCTACCGATACCGGGGAACGGTCATCCCTTCCCCTTGGCTGACCACCGGATGA
- a CDS encoding S1 family peptidase — protein sequence MRLSPVHSPTPDPRPARRRGLTVRAAAAVGAAAVLGATLMTGSASAVINGEDSTQRYSFMASIPLSATLGDGVVLKAPCGATLIDRQWVLTAGHCVDPTVGVTPDGLVRVGSEHRTTGGSVRKIDKIVMHPGYAQGKAGAPNQNDLALVRLDRPVTQKPIRIAKQAGPVGTPTRILGFGTVVGADSPKDWVFPERLQQLDTRRGSEAECFNRAGETRLCTVSTKPDAMACNGDSGGPQLQRARNGRWELIGTTSGDGDNDPACSTGPGLYTNVPVYTDWIRKTIHKSG from the coding sequence ATGCGCCTTTCCCCTGTTCACAGCCCGACCCCCGATCCCCGTCCCGCGCGCCGACGCGGCCTGACGGTACGCGCCGCAGCCGCAGTCGGCGCGGCCGCCGTGCTCGGTGCAACGCTGATGACCGGCAGCGCGAGCGCCGTAATCAACGGCGAGGATTCGACGCAGCGTTACTCCTTCATGGCGTCGATCCCTTTGTCGGCCACCCTGGGGGACGGGGTGGTGTTGAAGGCTCCCTGCGGGGCAACACTGATCGACCGGCAATGGGTGCTCACGGCCGGGCACTGTGTGGACCCGACTGTCGGAGTGACCCCGGATGGGCTGGTCCGGGTCGGCAGCGAGCACCGCACGACCGGCGGTAGCGTCCGCAAGATCGACAAGATCGTCATGCACCCGGGCTATGCCCAGGGCAAGGCCGGCGCCCCCAACCAGAACGACCTCGCGCTGGTGCGCCTGGACCGCCCGGTTACCCAGAAGCCCATTCGGATCGCCAAGCAGGCGGGACCGGTGGGCACGCCCACGAGGATCCTCGGCTTCGGTACCGTCGTCGGCGCCGATTCCCCGAAGGACTGGGTGTTCCCGGAACGGCTCCAGCAGCTGGACACACGCAGGGGATCCGAGGCCGAGTGCTTCAATCGCGCCGGGGAAACCAGGCTGTGCACGGTGAGCACCAAGCCGGATGCCATGGCCTGCAACGGGGACTCCGGCGGCCCGCAGCTGCAGCGAGCCAGGAACGGCCGCTGGGAGCTCATCGGTACGACATCGGGCGACGGTGACAACGACCCAGCCTGCTCCACGGGGCCGGGCCTATACACCAATGTGCCGGTGTACACGGACTGGATCCGCAAGACGATCCACAAGTCCGGCTGA
- the istA gene encoding IS21 family transposase: MKNSREIMEILEAYDLTGSYRAAAELAGCDHHTVARYVKMRAAGQHPDQRRHRARAIDDYLPKIEELVVRSQGRIRADVVHKRIAAMGFTGGERTTRRTVAEAKTQFRAGRRRVYRPWVTEPGLWVQYDFGDGPVIKGRKTTLFCAWVAWSRFRVVIPIWDKTLPTITACLDATFRRIGGVPAYVLTDNEKTVTIDHVAGIAVRNPEIVEVARHYGTTIRTCLPADPETKGGSESTVKIAKADLVPRDVNLREQYKTFGELEAACRTFCDEVNSRTHKATRRKPIERLAEERQRLHPLPRRPFTAAFGTTRRVTWESTISVDAVRYSVPHELIDTRVWARFHGDELIVTAVEENGSAREVARHHRGQPGSPVLDDTHYPPREDKEADRTPRATSAEEAAFLQLGPGAASWLIEAGAAGVRRIKAKMAEAVALSKLYSVAEVDRALGTAAVTARFAEKDLLSILDYQAVHEHAEPIRRSEDHSLQPGTSAWSSFGAAATTASNISEYDESDQL; the protein is encoded by the coding sequence GTGAAGAACAGCAGGGAGATCATGGAGATCCTTGAGGCATACGACCTCACAGGCAGTTACCGTGCCGCGGCCGAACTGGCCGGGTGCGACCACCACACGGTGGCCCGGTATGTGAAGATGCGGGCCGCCGGCCAGCATCCTGACCAGCGCCGTCACCGGGCGAGAGCGATCGACGACTACCTGCCGAAGATCGAGGAACTGGTGGTCCGCTCACAGGGCCGCATCCGCGCCGACGTGGTCCACAAGAGGATCGCCGCGATGGGCTTCACCGGCGGGGAACGCACCACCCGCCGCACCGTCGCTGAGGCAAAAACCCAGTTCAGGGCCGGTCGACGGCGCGTCTATCGGCCGTGGGTGACTGAGCCCGGGCTCTGGGTGCAGTACGACTTCGGCGACGGACCGGTGATCAAAGGCCGCAAGACCACCCTGTTCTGCGCGTGGGTGGCCTGGTCCCGATTCCGGGTGGTGATACCGATCTGGGACAAGACACTGCCGACGATCACCGCCTGCCTGGATGCCACATTCCGCAGGATCGGCGGAGTCCCTGCCTACGTCCTCACGGACAACGAGAAAACGGTCACCATCGACCACGTCGCCGGTATTGCGGTCCGCAATCCGGAAATAGTCGAGGTCGCCCGGCACTACGGCACGACCATACGTACTTGTCTGCCGGCAGACCCGGAGACCAAGGGCGGCAGCGAATCCACGGTGAAGATCGCCAAAGCCGACCTGGTGCCCCGGGACGTGAACCTGCGCGAGCAATACAAGACCTTCGGTGAGCTCGAGGCGGCCTGCCGGACATTCTGCGACGAGGTCAATTCCCGAACGCACAAGGCGACGCGGCGCAAGCCCATCGAGCGGCTCGCGGAGGAACGCCAGCGGTTGCATCCTCTGCCGCGCCGACCGTTCACCGCGGCGTTCGGCACCACCCGCAGGGTGACCTGGGAGTCGACGATCTCGGTCGACGCGGTCCGCTACTCGGTCCCGCACGAGCTCATCGACACCCGGGTCTGGGCCCGATTCCACGGCGACGAGCTCATCGTCACCGCCGTCGAGGAGAACGGATCGGCCCGCGAGGTCGCCCGCCACCACCGCGGCCAGCCCGGCTCACCGGTCCTGGACGACACCCACTACCCGCCTCGTGAGGACAAGGAAGCCGACCGAACCCCGCGGGCCACCTCAGCGGAAGAGGCGGCATTCCTCCAGCTCGGACCCGGCGCCGCGTCCTGGCTGATCGAGGCCGGCGCCGCCGGAGTCCGCCGCATCAAGGCGAAGATGGCCGAAGCCGTCGCCCTCTCCAAGCTCTACTCGGTCGCGGAAGTCGACCGCGCGCTCGGCACCGCCGCGGTCACCGCCCGCTTCGCCGAGAAGGACCTGTTGTCGATCCTCGACTACCAGGCCGTCCACGAGCACGCCGAGCCCATCCGGCGAAGCGAGGACCACTCCCTGCAGCCCGGCACCTCCGCCTGGTCCTCCTTCGGCGCCGCCGCCACGACCGCCTCGAACATCTCCGAGTACGACGAAAGCGACCAGCTCTGA
- a CDS encoding integrase core domain-containing protein — protein MESMIGLFKTELIKPRRPWKTLSDIELATAEWIDWYNHRRLHGEKGHIPPVEYEAKHYEVIMKPRSQPQSEVSTKPGTVHDTCLVMSRTGMGAEMKGPMRRSCRCSRS, from the coding sequence ATGGAGAGCATGATCGGCCTGTTCAAGACCGAGCTGATCAAGCCCCGACGCCCCTGGAAGACGCTCTCCGACATCGAGCTCGCCACCGCCGAATGGATCGACTGGTACAACCACCGGCGACTCCACGGCGAGAAAGGTCACATCCCACCCGTTGAATACGAAGCCAAACACTACGAAGTAATCATGAAACCCCGGTCACAACCACAATCTGAAGTCTCTACGAAACCCGGAACGGTTCACGACACCTGCTTGGTTATGTCTAGAACGGGGATGGGCGCGGAAATGAAAGGACCCATGCGTCGATCGTGCCGGTGTTCCCGGTCGTGA
- a CDS encoding GlxA family transcriptional regulator yields MSLIAVLVLDGIPGHQLTTPGLVFNAAARHHPWVNYDVRICAAPGFESTGGPAPFRIETPWGLEGLQGADTVLVPGCAGFRDEPAPAVADALRAAAARGCRIGAIGTGTFVLAATGLLDGRRAATSRRHTEELARLHPRIEVDPDGAVVADGPFHSAAGVLGGIDLCLRLITLDHGESVVIETERQAFLQLHAPAADPAGDVAATASAPSDGSLDEVIRWMEANVQHPLTLAEIADRTALGTRTLTRRFRTETGLSPLQYLLRTRIQLAQRLLERTDDPIERIAARTGLGTPANLRHHFHRYTGTTPGIYRTAFRSLTAALTWAERDEADRN; encoded by the coding sequence ATGTCACTGATCGCTGTCCTGGTGCTCGACGGAATTCCGGGGCACCAGCTCACCACCCCCGGCCTGGTGTTCAACGCCGCCGCCAGGCACCACCCGTGGGTGAACTACGACGTGCGGATCTGCGCCGCGCCGGGCTTCGAGAGCACCGGTGGCCCCGCTCCCTTCCGTATCGAGACACCCTGGGGTCTGGAGGGACTGCAAGGCGCCGACACCGTGCTGGTGCCCGGCTGTGCGGGCTTCCGGGACGAACCCGCGCCCGCCGTGGCCGACGCCCTGCGCGCCGCCGCCGCACGCGGCTGCCGCATCGGCGCGATCGGCACCGGCACGTTCGTTCTCGCCGCCACCGGTCTGCTCGACGGACGGCGCGCCGCCACCAGCCGCCGGCACACCGAGGAGCTGGCGCGCCTGCACCCCCGCATCGAAGTCGACCCCGACGGCGCGGTCGTGGCGGACGGCCCCTTCCACAGCGCAGCCGGGGTCCTGGGAGGCATCGACCTGTGTCTGCGCCTGATCACTCTCGACCATGGCGAATCCGTGGTCATCGAAACCGAGAGACAGGCGTTCCTCCAGCTCCACGCCCCGGCCGCCGACCCCGCCGGCGACGTCGCAGCCACGGCCTCTGCCCCTTCGGACGGCAGCCTCGATGAGGTGATCCGCTGGATGGAGGCCAACGTCCAACATCCACTGACTCTCGCCGAAATCGCCGACCGCACGGCGCTCGGCACACGCACCCTGACCCGGCGCTTCCGCACCGAGACCGGACTCAGCCCGCTCCAGTACCTGCTCCGCACCCGTATCCAGCTCGCCCAACGGCTCCTGGAACGCACCGACGACCCGATCGAGCGCATCGCCGCCCGCACCGGTCTCGGCACACCCGCGAACCTGCGGCACCACTTCCATCGCTACACCGGCACCACCCCCGGCATCTACCGCACCGCCTTCCGCTCCCTTACCGCTGCCCTCACCTGGGCGGAACGGGACGAAGCCGACCGCAACTGA
- a CDS encoding transposase family protein: MLVYPSGIDVSTSTLRLLSEQLRARRHERGARWRRLPAGRQALLALAHLRCGHTYAQLAAGFGVGTTTAYRYVVEAVELLAALAPTLAEAVRAAARKAYVILDGTLLAIDGIAADRPFYSGKHKKHGMNVQVLTDPFGRLLWASAALTGAIHDIKAARTHGIIDALTKADLACWADKGYQGAGGTVRVPFRGKHRILSTGQQAVNIAHARIRALGEQAMATLKTWRLLRKLRCSTTRITGIVQAILALHLAPT; the protein is encoded by the coding sequence GTGCTTGTCTACCCGTCCGGCATCGACGTGTCCACCTCGACCCTGCGCCTGCTGTCCGAGCAGCTGCGCGCTCGGCGCCACGAGCGCGGGGCCCGATGGCGGCGCCTGCCCGCTGGACGCCAGGCGCTGCTCGCCCTCGCCCATCTGCGGTGCGGGCACACCTACGCCCAGCTCGCGGCCGGGTTCGGTGTGGGCACCACCACCGCCTACCGGTACGTGGTCGAGGCCGTCGAGCTGCTGGCCGCGCTCGCCCCCACCCTGGCCGAGGCGGTCCGCGCCGCGGCGAGGAAGGCGTACGTCATCCTCGACGGCACCTTGCTGGCGATCGACGGGATCGCCGCCGACCGGCCCTTCTACAGCGGCAAGCACAAGAAGCACGGCATGAACGTCCAAGTCCTCACCGACCCGTTCGGCCGCCTGCTGTGGGCCTCGGCCGCGTTGACCGGCGCAATCCACGACATCAAGGCCGCCCGCACCCACGGGATCATCGACGCCCTGACCAAGGCCGACCTGGCCTGCTGGGCCGACAAGGGCTACCAGGGCGCCGGCGGCACCGTACGGGTGCCCTTCCGCGGCAAGCACCGCATCCTCTCCACCGGACAGCAAGCCGTCAACATCGCCCATGCCCGCATCCGCGCCCTCGGCGAGCAGGCCATGGCCACCCTCAAGACCTGGCGCCTCCTGCGGAAACTCCGCTGCAGCACGACCCGCATCACCGGCATCGTCCAGGCCATCCTCGCGCTTCACCTTGCGCCAACCTGA
- a CDS encoding Fic family protein: MLYKTPVLDAADLKVLHEVDGLRERLRDAVQQAPMKWTQDLRKALTASAIAASNTIEGYQVDAKDVADLMDGEREVDASEENKAETLAYQQAMTYIQSLHDVTDFRYSKELLNALHWMLQGHHHPLRTAGHWRKTSIRITAPGDELATDYDGPDQELVPGLTAELVDWLNDGDTEAHVLIRAAMAHLNLVKIHPWSDGNGRMSRSLQTLLIARGGVLAPEFSSIEEWLGMPGNTWEYYKVLREVGGPVYSPERDTLPWIKFNLRAYHEQAQRVQHRVDRSNQVWIELMEHADANGISERQVTALHEVAMVGRVRRSRYERQEAINTQQATRDLQALTKADVLTAIGQTKGRHYVAGPRFPQNVMATSRRPHRIINPYATA, translated from the coding sequence ATGCTGTATAAGACTCCCGTGCTCGACGCCGCAGACCTCAAGGTTCTGCACGAGGTGGACGGCCTGCGCGAGCGCCTGCGTGACGCGGTGCAGCAGGCGCCGATGAAGTGGACTCAGGATCTGCGTAAGGCGCTGACCGCGAGCGCGATCGCGGCGTCGAACACGATCGAGGGCTACCAGGTTGACGCGAAGGACGTCGCCGACCTGATGGACGGGGAGCGTGAGGTCGACGCCAGCGAGGAGAACAAGGCAGAGACCCTCGCCTACCAGCAGGCGATGACCTACATCCAGTCCCTCCACGACGTCACCGACTTCCGCTACAGCAAGGAACTCCTCAACGCGTTGCACTGGATGCTCCAGGGCCACCACCACCCGCTGCGCACCGCCGGGCACTGGCGCAAGACCTCGATCCGGATCACCGCGCCCGGTGACGAGCTCGCCACCGACTACGACGGACCCGACCAGGAGCTCGTGCCCGGCCTGACGGCCGAGCTGGTGGACTGGCTCAATGACGGCGACACCGAAGCTCACGTCCTGATCCGGGCGGCGATGGCACACTTGAACCTGGTGAAGATCCATCCGTGGTCCGACGGGAACGGCCGTATGTCCCGTTCCCTGCAGACCCTGCTGATTGCCCGCGGCGGCGTTCTCGCACCGGAGTTCTCCTCGATTGAGGAGTGGCTCGGGATGCCCGGCAACACCTGGGAGTACTACAAGGTGCTCCGGGAGGTCGGCGGGCCGGTGTACTCGCCCGAACGCGACACGCTGCCCTGGATCAAGTTCAACCTGCGCGCCTACCACGAGCAGGCTCAGCGGGTGCAGCATCGGGTCGACCGCTCGAACCAGGTCTGGATCGAGCTGATGGAGCACGCCGACGCCAACGGGATCAGCGAGCGGCAAGTGACTGCCCTCCACGAGGTCGCGATGGTGGGCCGGGTACGCCGCTCGCGCTACGAGCGGCAGGAAGCGATCAACACCCAGCAGGCAACCCGGGACCTGCAGGCCCTCACGAAGGCCGACGTGCTCACCGCGATCGGGCAGACGAAGGGACGCCACTACGTGGCCGGCCCCCGCTTCCCGCAGAACGTCATGGCGACCTCCCGCCGACCGCACCGCATCATCAACCCCTACGCCACCGCATAG
- a CDS encoding transposase family protein, translated as MLVYPSSIDLSSSTLRHLTRQLTARRRELGTRWRRLPAGRQALLALAHLRCGDTYAQLAAGFGIGIATVYRYIREAIEVLCVLAPSLDEAMETARTKAYVILDGTLLPIDRIAVGTPYYSGKHKRHGMNVQVLTDPFGRLLWASAALPGSTHDLTAARSHGIVDALAAAGLKCWADKAYKGAGRHIRVPFRGRRLKRWKRRHNSSHAKIRCVGEQAMAVLKGWRLLRKLRCSTNRITDIVKAVLVLYHAAT; from the coding sequence GTGCTTGTCTACCCGTCCTCGATCGATCTGTCCAGCAGCACCCTGCGGCATCTGACGCGACAGCTCACCGCGAGGCGGCGGGAGCTCGGTACACGGTGGCGGCGACTGCCCGCCGGCCGCCAGGCCCTGCTCGCCCTAGCTCATCTGCGGTGCGGTGACACCTATGCCCAGCTCGCCGCGGGGTTCGGGATCGGTATCGCGACCGTCTACCGGTACATACGTGAGGCGATCGAAGTCCTGTGCGTCCTCGCACCGTCCCTGGACGAGGCGATGGAGACGGCCCGGACGAAGGCGTACGTGATCCTGGACGGCACCCTGCTGCCGATCGACCGGATAGCCGTCGGCACGCCGTACTACTCGGGGAAGCATAAACGGCACGGCATGAATGTGCAGGTCCTCACCGATCCGTTCGGCCGACTCCTCTGGGCCTCGGCCGCTCTGCCAGGCTCCACCCATGACCTGACGGCTGCCCGAAGCCACGGGATCGTCGACGCGCTCGCCGCCGCGGGTCTGAAATGCTGGGCGGACAAGGCCTACAAAGGCGCTGGTCGGCACATCCGAGTCCCCTTCCGGGGCCGCCGGCTGAAGCGATGGAAGCGACGTCACAACAGCAGCCACGCCAAGATCCGGTGCGTCGGCGAGCAGGCCATGGCCGTCCTGAAGGGCTGGCGCCTCCTGCGGAAGCTCCGCTGCAGCACCAACCGGATCACCGACATCGTCAAGGCCGTACTCGTCCTTTACCACGCCGCAACATGA
- a CDS encoding GlxA family transcriptional regulator codes for MSVIAVLALGGVPGPHLTTPGMVFGAASRDHPGVEYEVRLCAAPGMRVDSSPDPVHVSLPWGLDGLVDADVVLITGHPGHRGEPVSVQAALRAAAGRGIRVAAVGTGVFTLAATGLLDGRRATIGWRHTAELAARHPRIQVDPLGTVVEDGSFLTAAGIFGGLDICLHILRSDHGAQVAGETARELITPLQLDADRVQDTIEQEIMDSAGLEPTLRWLETRLDQAVTLPDIAAHARTSTSSLTRRFRTHTGHTPLQYLLYARIAEAQRLLRETETPIEQLAARTGFTSPAALRRHFRALTGTTPRAYRHTHRAKPNPGQEE; via the coding sequence GTGTCAGTCATCGCTGTCCTCGCGCTCGGCGGGGTACCCGGACCTCACCTCACCACTCCCGGAATGGTCTTCGGGGCCGCGTCCCGTGACCATCCGGGGGTGGAGTACGAGGTGCGTCTCTGCGCCGCCCCGGGGATGCGGGTGGATTCCTCGCCCGATCCGGTACATGTCAGCCTGCCCTGGGGCCTGGACGGTCTCGTGGATGCGGATGTCGTACTGATCACCGGGCACCCCGGCCACCGTGGCGAGCCGGTATCTGTTCAGGCCGCCCTGCGAGCGGCGGCAGGCCGGGGAATCCGTGTCGCAGCTGTCGGCACGGGCGTGTTCACTCTCGCGGCAACGGGCCTGCTGGACGGGCGGCGCGCCACGATCGGCTGGCGGCACACCGCGGAACTCGCGGCGCGCCATCCGCGGATCCAGGTCGACCCGCTCGGCACCGTGGTCGAGGACGGCTCCTTCCTCACAGCTGCGGGGATCTTCGGCGGACTGGACATCTGTCTGCACATCCTCCGTAGTGACCACGGTGCGCAAGTGGCGGGAGAGACCGCCCGGGAGCTGATCACACCACTGCAGCTCGACGCGGACAGGGTCCAGGACACGATCGAACAGGAGATCATGGACAGCGCGGGGCTCGAACCGACGCTGCGGTGGCTGGAGACCCGGCTCGACCAGGCCGTGACGCTTCCGGACATTGCCGCGCACGCACGCACCAGCACCAGCAGCCTCACCCGCCGCTTCCGTACCCATACCGGTCACACCCCCCTCCAGTACCTGCTCTACGCCCGCATCGCAGAGGCACAGCGGCTGCTCAGGGAAACTGAGACCCCCATCGAACAGCTCGCCGCCCGCACTGGCTTCACCTCACCAGCCGCCCTGCGCCGCCACTTCCGCGCCCTGACCGGAACCACACCCCGTGCCTACCGCCACACCCATCGCGCCAAGCCCAACCCGGGCCAAGAGGAATAG
- a CDS encoding transposase yields MQVRDAALPFLHSFATGLERDRTTVNAALTLPHHNGRTEGVNNTIKLLKR; encoded by the coding sequence ATCCAGGTCCGGGACGCCGCCCTGCCCTTTCTGCACTCCTTCGCCACCGGCCTCGAGCGGGACCGCACCACCGTCAACGCGGCACTGACCCTGCCCCACCACAACGGACGCACCGAAGGCGTCAACAACACGATCAAGCTGCTCAAGCGGTAG
- the istB gene encoding IS21-like element helper ATPase IstB — MATPLRTVPGSGGDPLAESIELTRRLKLPHIRRSLTDIIPTAKAQRWDPAEVVRVLLSEEAAGRDRANLHTRRKRAGFPTGKTFGDWHENKSSIPRATQDALRSLEWVGRRENFCICGPSGTGKSHFTEALGQTAVEAGLTVAWFTIEDLGALVRRHRADDSIARALAKIVRSDLIIVDDIGLLPVSPDAAEGFYRLVDAAYERRSIAVSSNLHPSGFDEIMPKTLATATVDRLLHHAHVTVTQGDSFRFTEATTGKGVKPFS; from the coding sequence ATGGCCACCCCTCTTCGCACCGTTCCCGGCTCGGGCGGCGACCCGCTCGCCGAATCCATCGAGCTGACCCGCCGGCTGAAACTCCCGCACATCCGAAGGTCGCTCACCGACATCATTCCCACCGCAAAAGCCCAACGCTGGGACCCGGCCGAAGTCGTCCGCGTTCTACTCTCAGAAGAGGCGGCCGGACGAGACCGCGCCAACCTCCACACCCGCCGAAAGCGGGCCGGATTCCCCACCGGAAAAACCTTCGGAGACTGGCACGAGAACAAGTCCTCCATACCCAGGGCCACTCAGGACGCGCTTCGAAGTCTCGAATGGGTCGGCCGCCGGGAGAATTTCTGCATTTGCGGCCCGTCCGGCACGGGCAAGAGCCACTTCACCGAAGCCCTCGGACAGACCGCGGTCGAAGCCGGCCTGACCGTCGCCTGGTTCACCATCGAGGACCTCGGAGCCCTGGTCCGCCGCCACCGCGCGGACGACTCCATCGCCCGAGCCCTCGCGAAAATCGTCCGCTCAGACCTGATCATCGTCGACGACATCGGCCTGCTGCCCGTCTCACCAGACGCCGCCGAGGGCTTCTACCGCCTGGTCGACGCCGCCTACGAACGACGCTCGATCGCCGTCTCCAGCAACCTCCACCCCTCCGGCTTCGACGAGATCATGCCCAAGACCCTCGCCACCGCGACCGTCGACCGACTACTCCACCACGCCCACGTCACCGTTACTCAGGGTGACTCATTCAGGTTCACCGAGGCCACCACCGGAAAGGGAGTGAAGCCTTTCAGCTGA